In a single window of the Streptomyces cinnabarinus genome:
- a CDS encoding YceI family protein, producing the protein MTQDNAPTTTVTLPLAPGQWPFDPLHSAVNFTIRHLGIAKVRGRFREVTAELYVGERAEEIQVTAEIALASIDTGNSDRDAHTRAADLLDVEKRPTMTFRSTRVTGSGEDWSMEGELTIGEVTRPVTLAVEFGGVGDFDGRRHAGFEATGEIRRSDFGLDFGRGMLSDVVKIQLDMEFMEPEGK; encoded by the coding sequence ATGACTCAGGACAACGCCCCGACCACCACCGTGACCCTGCCGCTCGCCCCCGGCCAGTGGCCCTTCGACCCGCTGCACTCGGCCGTCAACTTCACCATCCGCCATCTCGGGATCGCCAAGGTGCGCGGCCGCTTCCGCGAGGTGACCGCCGAGCTGTACGTCGGCGAGCGGGCCGAGGAGATCCAGGTGACCGCCGAGATCGCGCTCGCCTCGATCGACACCGGGAACTCCGATCGTGACGCGCACACCCGCGCCGCGGATCTGCTGGACGTGGAGAAGCGGCCGACGATGACCTTCCGCTCGACCCGGGTGACGGGCTCGGGCGAGGACTGGTCGATGGAGGGTGAGCTGACCATCGGGGAGGTGACCCGTCCGGTGACGCTGGCCGTGGAGTTCGGCGGGGTGGGCGACTTCGACGGCAGGCGGCACGCCGGGTTCGAGGCGACGGGCGAGATCCGGCGCAGCGACTTCGGGCTCGACTTCGGCCGCGGGATGCTCAGCGATGTGGTGAAGATCCAGCTGGACATGGAGTTCATGGAGCCCGAGGGCAAGTGA
- a CDS encoding Rieske (2Fe-2S) protein, whose amino-acid sequence MPGRPTPSRRTVLRGAALTPVAGLGLAACSPGGETTDAEPTAPVDLGAESEVTKGGAKLYRDHNVVVSRDANGTLKAYSTICTHALCPINKLEGTRLICPCHGSEFDATNGEVLHEPASVPLKELPVEAKNGRIVAGPATTA is encoded by the coding sequence ATGCCCGGCCGCCCGACCCCGTCCCGTCGAACCGTGCTGCGCGGAGCGGCCCTCACCCCCGTCGCCGGGCTGGGCCTCGCCGCGTGCTCACCGGGTGGGGAGACGACGGACGCCGAACCGACCGCACCGGTCGACCTGGGCGCGGAGAGCGAGGTCACCAAGGGCGGCGCGAAGCTGTACCGGGATCACAACGTGGTCGTCAGCCGGGACGCGAACGGCACCCTGAAGGCGTACAGCACGATCTGCACGCACGCGCTGTGCCCCATCAACAAGCTGGAGGGGACCAGGCTCATCTGCCCCTGCCACGGCAGCGAGTTCGACGCCACGAACGGCGAGGTGCTGCACGAGCCGGCCAGCGTGCCCCTGAAGGAGCTGCCGGTGGAGGCGAAGAACGGGCGGATCGTGGCGGGACCGGCGACCACCGCCTGA
- a CDS encoding helix-turn-helix domain-containing protein produces the protein MSENELGAFLRSRREAVEPAAVGLPTGPRRRTPGLRRAELATLAGVSVEYVTRLEQGRDRNPSPQVLGALGDALQLTVPDRVLLRRLAKEAAGGRPSCAQAVPPTLTVRPGLRAMLDRLEPTPAVLLNWIGDIIAFTRGYERLVRPLGLLDPDQPNLLRYVFTDARARTAFPGWQGLADEQVAHLRDQAALKDPYVAALADELTITAGAAFSDRLAAAPAMPRRTGSDVVVHPEAGTLRLTFETLALPDDGQRMVVHLPADEATAAALDRLNGRTPGGLRAVSG, from the coding sequence GTGAGCGAGAACGAACTGGGAGCCTTCCTGCGCAGCCGCCGCGAGGCCGTGGAGCCCGCCGCGGTCGGGCTGCCCACCGGACCGCGCCGCCGCACCCCGGGCCTGCGCCGCGCCGAGCTGGCCACCCTCGCGGGTGTCAGCGTCGAGTACGTCACCCGCCTCGAACAGGGCCGTGACCGCAACCCCTCGCCGCAGGTCCTCGGCGCCCTCGGGGACGCCCTCCAGCTCACCGTGCCGGACCGGGTCCTGCTGCGCCGCCTCGCCAAGGAGGCCGCCGGCGGCCGTCCGTCCTGCGCCCAGGCCGTCCCGCCCACACTGACCGTCCGGCCCGGTTTGCGGGCCATGCTCGACCGCCTGGAACCCACCCCGGCCGTGCTGCTCAACTGGATCGGCGACATCATCGCGTTCACGCGGGGCTACGAACGGCTCGTCCGCCCGCTCGGCCTGCTCGACCCTGACCAGCCCAACCTGCTGCGGTACGTCTTCACCGACGCGCGCGCCCGCACCGCGTTCCCCGGCTGGCAGGGGCTGGCCGACGAACAGGTCGCCCATCTGCGCGACCAGGCCGCCCTGAAGGACCCGTACGTGGCCGCGCTCGCCGACGAGCTGACGATCACCGCGGGCGCCGCCTTCAGCGACCGCCTCGCCGCGGCGCCCGCCATGCCCCGGCGCACCGGATCCGATGTCGTCGTCCACCCCGAGGCGGGCACCCTGCGGCTGACCTTCGAGACGCTCGCGCTCCCCGACGACGGGCAGCGCATGGTCGTCCACCTGCCCGCCGACGAGGCCACCGCCGCCGCGCTCGACCGCCTCAACGGCCGCACCCCGGGGGGATTGCGCGCGGTCAGCGGGTGA
- a CDS encoding LacI family DNA-binding transcriptional regulator, translating to MATMADVARDAGVSVATVSHVLNDTRPVLPHTRQAVLDAIDRLGYTPNSLARSLVTARTRSIGLAVSAISNPYFTEILQGVEAGALEHGYSLLIADPHDDPEHERKVVQLLHERRVDGMIVAPSADPGGLLAYLRRHSVPSVFLDRLVQDAGPHVDQVCAESAEPTTRLVTHLAELGHRRIGLVAGLPGLSTTRERITGYRHGLAHAGLAHDERLVVHGDSESAGAERATAALLSLAAPPTALVTANNAMTIGALRALRARGLSVPGDIALCCFDDFDWADLFEPRLTAIAQPSKELGARAVRVLLDRLAEPDRPARTVRLDCAFVHRTSCGCPEQPPAKGTVP from the coding sequence ATGGCGACCATGGCCGACGTGGCCCGGGACGCGGGCGTCTCCGTGGCGACCGTCTCGCACGTCCTCAACGACACCCGCCCGGTGCTCCCGCACACCCGCCAGGCCGTCCTGGACGCCATCGACCGGCTCGGCTACACCCCGAACTCCCTGGCCCGCTCCCTGGTGACCGCGCGCACCCGCTCGATCGGCCTTGCGGTGTCGGCGATCAGCAATCCGTACTTCACGGAGATCCTCCAGGGCGTCGAGGCCGGTGCCCTGGAGCACGGCTACAGCCTGCTCATCGCCGATCCGCACGACGATCCCGAGCACGAGCGCAAGGTCGTCCAGCTGCTGCACGAGCGGCGCGTGGACGGCATGATCGTCGCTCCCTCCGCCGACCCGGGCGGCCTCCTGGCCTACCTGCGCCGGCACTCCGTCCCCTCCGTGTTCCTGGACCGGCTGGTGCAGGACGCGGGACCGCACGTGGACCAGGTCTGCGCGGAGAGCGCCGAGCCGACGACCCGGCTGGTCACCCATCTCGCGGAGCTGGGCCACCGGCGGATCGGACTGGTCGCGGGACTCCCCGGGCTCAGCACCACCCGCGAGCGGATCACCGGCTACCGGCACGGGCTCGCGCACGCCGGACTCGCCCACGACGAGCGGCTGGTCGTGCACGGCGACTCGGAGTCCGCCGGAGCCGAACGCGCCACCGCGGCCCTGCTCTCCCTCGCCGCGCCGCCCACGGCCCTGGTGACCGCCAACAACGCGATGACCATCGGCGCCCTGCGTGCCCTGCGCGCCCGCGGCCTGTCCGTGCCCGGCGACATCGCCCTGTGCTGCTTCGACGACTTCGACTGGGCCGACCTCTTCGAACCCCGGCTCACCGCGATCGCCCAGCCCAGCAAGGAACTCGGCGCCCGCGCCGTGCGCGTCCTCCTGGACCGGCTCGCCGAGCCCGACCGGCCCGCCCGGACCGTGCGGCTCGACTGCGCCTTCGTCCACCGCACCTCGTGCGGCTGCCCCGAACAGCCGCCGGCGAAAGGAACCGTCCCGTGA
- a CDS encoding gluconeogenesis factor YvcK family protein produces the protein MTGRTPRLIRVGRGAPESRIGRPGTARGGRPRRRGTQPKVVALGGGMGLSASLAALRRITGDLTAVVTVADDGGSSGRLRDELGVLPPGDLRKALAALCGDDDWGQTWSRVIQHRFHSKGDLHDHAVGNLLIVALWEQLGDHVQALDLVGKLLGAHGRVLPMSAVPLELQALVKGHDPERPEDVDTVLGQATVALTPGEVQSVHLVPHGPPAVPEAVAAVLDADWVVLGPGSWFSSVIPHLLVPELLDALTETKARRVLSLNLAPQPGETEGFSPQRHLEVLGRHAPKLALDVVLADEAAVPDREVLTEAAKRFGAAVELAPVARRDGTPRHDPELLAAAYDRIFRMHGRIGPWR, from the coding sequence ATGACAGGACGTACACCCCGGCTGATCAGGGTGGGCCGGGGGGCGCCGGAGAGCCGGATCGGCCGCCCCGGCACGGCCCGCGGCGGCCGGCCGCGCCGCCGGGGCACCCAGCCCAAGGTCGTCGCCCTCGGCGGCGGCATGGGGCTGTCCGCCTCGCTCGCCGCGCTGCGCCGGATCACCGGCGACCTCACCGCCGTGGTCACCGTGGCCGACGACGGCGGCTCCAGCGGGCGCCTGCGCGACGAGCTGGGCGTCCTGCCGCCCGGCGACCTGCGCAAGGCGCTGGCCGCGCTGTGCGGCGACGACGACTGGGGACAGACCTGGTCCCGGGTGATCCAGCACCGCTTCCACTCCAAGGGCGACCTGCACGACCACGCGGTCGGCAACCTGCTGATCGTCGCCCTGTGGGAACAGCTCGGCGACCATGTCCAGGCCCTGGACCTGGTCGGCAAGCTGCTCGGCGCGCACGGGCGCGTGCTGCCCATGTCCGCCGTACCGCTTGAGCTCCAGGCGCTGGTCAAGGGGCACGATCCGGAGCGGCCCGAGGACGTGGACACCGTGCTCGGCCAGGCCACCGTGGCGCTCACCCCCGGTGAGGTGCAGTCCGTGCACCTCGTGCCGCACGGCCCGCCCGCCGTCCCCGAGGCCGTCGCGGCGGTCCTCGACGCCGACTGGGTGGTACTGGGTCCCGGGTCCTGGTTCTCCTCGGTCATCCCGCACCTCCTCGTGCCCGAGCTGCTGGACGCGCTGACCGAGACCAAGGCGCGCCGGGTACTCTCGCTGAACCTCGCCCCGCAGCCCGGAGAAACCGAAGGCTTCTCCCCGCAGCGTCATTTGGAGGTTTTGGGACGACACGCCCCTAAACTCGCCCTGGACGTGGTGCTGGCCGACGAGGCCGCCGTGCCCGACCGCGAGGTGCTCACCGAGGCCGCCAAACGGTTCGGGGCCGCGGTCGAGCTGGCTCCGGTCGCCCGGAGGGACGGAACTCCGCGGCACGACCCGGAGCTGCTGGCCGCCGCGTACGACCGTATTTTTCGGATGCATGGAAGGATCGGCCCATGGCGATGA
- the rapZ gene encoding RNase adapter RapZ, with the protein MTEQDKQPAAERDQAHQDMGDDGTAQQSPEENGAQVSTAGEAAAVPEAAIPELVIISGMSGAGRSTAAKCLEDLGWFVVDNLPPALIPTMVELGARSQGNVARIAVVVDVRGRRFFDNLRESLADLDTRGVTRRIVFLESSDDALVRRFESVRRPHPLQGDGRIVDGIAAERELLRELRGDADLVIDTSSLNVHELRAKMDAQFAGEEEPELRATVMSFGFKYGLPVDADLVVDMRFLPNPHWVPELRPYTGLNEEVAAYVLNQPGAKEFLDRYTELLQLIAAGYRREGKRYVTIAVGCTGGKHRSVATSEKLAARLAAQGVETVVVHRDMGRE; encoded by the coding sequence ATGACCGAGCAGGACAAGCAACCAGCGGCGGAGCGAGATCAGGCCCATCAGGACATGGGCGATGATGGCACCGCACAGCAGTCACCCGAGGAAAACGGAGCACAGGTGAGTACGGCCGGCGAGGCAGCCGCGGTCCCCGAGGCCGCCATCCCCGAACTGGTGATCATCTCCGGCATGTCCGGAGCGGGCCGCTCGACCGCCGCGAAGTGTCTGGAGGACCTCGGCTGGTTCGTCGTCGACAACCTGCCGCCGGCGCTGATCCCCACCATGGTGGAGCTCGGCGCCCGCTCCCAGGGCAACGTGGCCCGGATCGCGGTCGTCGTCGACGTCCGTGGCCGCCGCTTCTTCGACAACCTCCGCGAGTCGCTCGCCGACCTCGACACCCGGGGCGTCACCCGGCGCATCGTCTTCCTGGAGTCCTCCGACGACGCCCTGGTGCGCCGCTTCGAGTCGGTGCGGCGCCCGCACCCCCTCCAGGGCGACGGCCGGATCGTCGACGGCATCGCCGCCGAGCGCGAGCTGCTGCGCGAGCTGCGCGGCGACGCCGACCTGGTCATCGACACCTCCAGCCTCAACGTGCACGAGCTGCGCGCCAAGATGGACGCCCAGTTCGCGGGCGAGGAGGAGCCCGAGCTGCGGGCCACCGTGATGTCCTTCGGCTTCAAGTACGGCCTGCCCGTCGACGCCGACCTCGTCGTCGACATGCGCTTCCTGCCCAACCCGCACTGGGTCCCGGAGCTGCGCCCGTACACCGGCCTGAACGAGGAGGTGGCGGCGTACGTCCTCAACCAGCCCGGCGCCAAGGAGTTCCTCGACCGGTACACCGAGCTGCTCCAGCTGATTGCCGCGGGCTACCGTCGTGAGGGCAAGCGCTATGTGACCATCGCGGTCGGCTGCACCGGTGGCAAGCACCGTTCGGTGGCCACCTCTGAGAAGCTCGCCGCGCGGCTCGCCGCGCAGGGTGTGGAGACGGTGGTCGTACACCGGGACATGGGACGCGAATGA
- the uvrC gene encoding excinuclease ABC subunit UvrC: MADPSSYRPRPGQIPDSPGVYRFRDEHRRVIYVGKAKSLRQRLANYFQDLAGLHPRTRTMVTTAASVEWTVVSTEVEALQLEYSWIKEYDPRFNVKYRDDKSYPYLAVTLNEEFPRVQVMRGHKKKGVRYFGPYGHAWAIRDTVDLLLRVFPVRTCSAGVFKNAARTDRPCLLGYIGKCSAPCVGRVSPGEHRELAEEFCDFMAGRTGTYLRRLEKQMMLAADELEYERAARLRDDIGALKKAMEKSAVVLADATDADLIAVAEDELEAAVQIFHVRGGRVRGQRGWVTDKVEEITTGALVEHALQQLYGEESGDSVPKEVLVPALPEPVEPVQQWLTERRGSNVSLRIPQRGDKKALMETVERNAQQALVLHKTKRASDLTTRSRALEEIADALGLDSAPLRIECYDISHLQGDDVVASMVVFEDGLQRKGEYRRFQIKGFAGQDDVRSMHEVISRRFKRYIAEKEKTGEWVDEESAEVLDNGLKDDDGRPRKFAYPPQLVVVDGGQPQVAAAKKALDELGIDDIAVCGLAKRLEEVWLPGEDDPVVLPRTSEGLYLLQRVRDEAHRFAITYQRAKRAKRFRSSPLDDVPGLGETRKQALIKHFGSVKRLRSATIDQICEVPGIGRKTAETIAAAFAQAAPAAPAVNTATGEIMEDMEDGAPETTAGTPGESVTAGTPDERRGQET; encoded by the coding sequence ATGGCCGACCCCTCCAGCTACCGCCCCAGGCCGGGACAGATCCCGGACTCCCCCGGGGTCTATCGCTTCCGCGACGAGCACCGCCGGGTGATCTACGTCGGAAAGGCGAAGAGCCTGCGCCAGCGCCTGGCGAACTACTTCCAGGACCTGGCCGGACTGCATCCGCGCACCCGGACGATGGTCACTACGGCCGCGTCCGTGGAGTGGACGGTGGTGTCCACGGAGGTCGAGGCGCTCCAGCTGGAGTACTCCTGGATCAAGGAGTACGACCCCCGGTTCAACGTCAAGTACCGCGATGACAAGAGCTACCCCTACCTCGCGGTGACGCTGAACGAGGAGTTCCCGCGCGTGCAGGTGATGCGCGGTCACAAGAAGAAGGGCGTGCGCTACTTCGGGCCGTACGGCCACGCGTGGGCGATCCGCGACACTGTCGACCTCCTGCTCCGCGTCTTCCCGGTGCGCACCTGCTCGGCCGGGGTCTTCAAGAACGCCGCCCGCACCGACCGCCCCTGTCTGCTCGGCTACATCGGCAAGTGCTCCGCGCCCTGCGTGGGCCGTGTCTCGCCCGGGGAACACCGGGAACTCGCCGAGGAGTTCTGCGACTTCATGGCCGGGCGCACCGGCACCTATCTGCGCCGCCTGGAGAAGCAGATGATGCTGGCGGCCGACGAGCTGGAGTACGAGCGGGCCGCCCGGCTGCGCGACGACATCGGGGCCCTGAAGAAGGCCATGGAGAAGAGCGCGGTCGTGCTCGCCGACGCGACCGACGCCGACCTGATCGCCGTCGCCGAGGACGAGCTGGAGGCGGCCGTGCAGATCTTCCACGTCCGCGGCGGACGCGTGCGCGGCCAGCGCGGCTGGGTCACCGACAAGGTCGAGGAGATCACCACCGGCGCCCTCGTCGAACACGCCCTCCAGCAGCTCTACGGCGAGGAGAGCGGGGATTCCGTGCCGAAGGAGGTCCTCGTCCCGGCCCTGCCCGAGCCGGTGGAGCCGGTCCAGCAGTGGCTCACCGAGCGCCGCGGGTCGAACGTCTCGCTGCGCATTCCGCAGCGCGGCGACAAGAAGGCGCTGATGGAGACCGTCGAGCGCAACGCCCAGCAGGCCCTCGTCCTGCACAAGACCAAGCGGGCCTCCGACCTGACCACGCGCTCGCGCGCGCTGGAGGAGATCGCCGACGCCCTCGGCCTGGACAGCGCCCCGCTGCGCATCGAGTGCTACGACATCTCCCATCTCCAGGGCGACGACGTCGTGGCCTCCATGGTCGTCTTCGAGGACGGCCTGCAGCGCAAGGGCGAGTACCGCCGCTTCCAGATCAAGGGCTTCGCCGGCCAGGACGACGTGCGGTCCATGCACGAGGTGATCTCCCGCCGCTTCAAGCGGTACATCGCCGAGAAGGAGAAGACCGGCGAGTGGGTGGACGAGGAGTCCGCGGAGGTCCTGGACAACGGCCTCAAGGACGACGACGGCCGCCCCAGGAAGTTCGCCTACCCGCCCCAGCTCGTCGTCGTCGACGGCGGGCAGCCCCAGGTCGCCGCCGCCAAGAAGGCCCTGGACGAGCTGGGCATCGACGACATCGCCGTATGCGGGCTGGCCAAGCGGCTGGAGGAGGTCTGGCTGCCCGGCGAGGACGACCCCGTGGTCCTGCCCCGCACCAGCGAGGGCCTGTATCTGCTCCAGCGGGTCCGTGACGAGGCCCACCGCTTCGCGATCACCTATCAGCGCGCCAAGCGCGCCAAGCGCTTCCGGTCCAGCCCGCTGGACGACGTCCCCGGGCTCGGCGAGACCCGCAAACAGGCGCTGATCAAGCACTTCGGTTCGGTGAAGAGGCTTCGATCGGCGACAATCGACCAGATCTGTGAGGTTCCGGGCATAGGCCGTAAAACGGCCGAGACCATTGCCGCGGCCTTCGCCCAGGCGGCCCCGGCCGCGCCCGCCGTGAACACGGCGACTGGAGAGATCATGGAAGACATGGAGGACGGGGCGCCCGAGACGACCGCGGGCACCCCGGGGGAGTCCGTGACCGCGGGCACCCCGGACGAACGACGGGGGCAGGAGACATGA
- a CDS encoding carbohydrate kinase family protein, which yields MIVVAGEALIDLVAQGTGALASLRPALGGGPFNTAVALGRLGSPTAFCSRTSHDAFGEALLDGLRRAGVDVSHVQRGSEPTTLAVATVDEGGSAAYSFYVDGTADRLFSAPAALPEGTRAVSFGTCSLVLEPGATAYEELLRAASARGVFTALDPNIRPGLIPDPDAYRARFRGWLPSVSLLKLSEEDAEWLGGTPRAWLAEGPAAVVVTHGGDGLSVFTRDGAEHSVPGEKVEVVDTIGAGDTVNAALLHGLAVRDALSPQAVARLGTDDWTGLLRFAARAAAITCSRAGAEPPYAAELADVPLTR from the coding sequence GTGATCGTCGTCGCCGGTGAGGCCCTGATCGACCTGGTGGCGCAGGGCACGGGTGCCCTCGCGAGCCTGCGCCCGGCGCTAGGCGGCGGCCCCTTCAACACGGCCGTCGCCCTCGGCCGCCTCGGCTCCCCCACCGCCTTCTGCTCTCGCACCTCCCACGACGCCTTCGGCGAGGCCCTGCTCGACGGGCTGCGGCGGGCCGGGGTCGACGTGTCGCACGTGCAGCGTGGGTCCGAGCCGACGACGCTCGCGGTCGCCACCGTCGACGAGGGCGGCTCGGCCGCCTACTCCTTCTACGTCGACGGCACCGCCGACCGCCTGTTCAGTGCGCCCGCCGCGCTGCCCGAGGGCACCCGCGCGGTGTCCTTCGGGACCTGTTCGCTGGTCCTGGAACCGGGCGCCACCGCCTACGAGGAGCTGCTGCGTGCCGCCTCCGCGCGGGGCGTGTTCACGGCCCTCGACCCCAACATCCGCCCGGGGCTGATCCCCGACCCGGACGCCTACCGGGCCCGCTTCCGCGGCTGGCTGCCCTCGGTGTCGCTGCTGAAGCTGTCCGAGGAGGACGCCGAGTGGCTCGGCGGCACCCCGCGCGCGTGGCTGGCCGAGGGCCCCGCGGCCGTGGTGGTCACCCACGGCGGTGACGGGCTCAGCGTCTTCACCCGCGACGGCGCGGAGCACTCCGTACCGGGCGAGAAGGTCGAGGTCGTGGACACCATCGGGGCCGGGGACACCGTGAACGCGGCCCTGCTGCACGGTCTCGCCGTCCGCGACGCGCTGTCCCCTCAGGCGGTGGCGCGGCTCGGCACGGACGACTGGACCGGCCTGCTGCGCTTCGCGGCACGCGCGGCGGCGATCACCTGCTCACGCGCGGGCGCGGAACCGCCGTACGCCGCCGAACTGGCCGACGTACCCCTCACCCGCTGA